From Ptychodera flava strain L36383 chromosome 2, AS_Pfla_20210202, whole genome shotgun sequence, the proteins below share one genomic window:
- the LOC139151388 gene encoding uncharacterized protein has protein sequence MKKESSLLMVGVLLFLTLLCSIAFSVWQVILEAKCLDLDLSNVNCTYTNRNYTTAVGIIEPILSAVLVVEVFLFYFVSRLSETVNGARRIWCIRNCTYWYNVLKENWCMKRFLPTVFAIVYFALVYAGNLVSFDTGPYRYISLIFGITSWFLLLTVSNQTGSLSCVCKEVKGRQSSQGSAREKIEMFAVRALSFLLFLFACLTNLLEFMVFTVYITKTITPLHVPTKHERVLNAADFLGMTVIIALRLDFASFFGDMAILSLKDVKYGRRGRFLQDPWDDYGNNKDHIDISDIDSGRRRLGSSEEGDEIRPDGSSGPSQRRDRRVNYALEDNTARNTDQDYDTPSEKSPLLGKGPQGNYSINSNVI, from the exons ATGAAGAAGGAATCGTCTCTGTTGATGGTTggagtgttgttgtttttaacgCTACTCTGTTCCATTGCATTCTCTGTATGGCAAGTCATTCTTGAGGCCAAATGTTTGGATTTGGACCTGTCTAACGTTAACTGTACCTACACAAATCGTAACTACACCACAGCTGTAGGAATAATCGAACCAATTTTGTCAGCCGTGTTGGTGGTAGAGGTATTTTTGTTCTACTTTGTGAGTCGTCTGTCTGAAACCGTGAATGGCGCTCGTCGGATCTGGTGTATACGTAATTGTACCTATTGGTACAACGTGCTCAAAGAAAACTGGTGCATGAAGCGATTTTTACCCACCGTGTTTGCAATCGTTTACTTTGCACTTGTATATGCGGGAAATCTAGTATCATTTGACACGGGTCCATACCGTTACATATCATTGATATTTGGAATTACTTCGTGGTTTTTGCTACTCACAGTATCAAATCAAACTGGTTCATTGTCATGTGTATGTaaggaggtcaaaggtcgtcaGAGTTCGCAAGGGTCAGCGAGGgagaaaattgaaatgtttgCCGTGAGAGCACTGTCTTTcttattgtttctgtttgccTGCCTGACCAACCTACTAGAATTCATGGTGTTTACTGTCTACATCACAAAGACCATAACGCCACTGCATGTTCCAACAAAACATGAACGTGTCCTGAATGCCGCTGACTTCCTTGGAATGACTGTGATAATCGCCTTGAG GCTTGACTTTGCCAGCTTCTTCGGTGACATGGCAATTCTAAGCCTTAAAGACGTGAAATACGGACGTCGAGGCAGGTTTTTACAAGATCCCTGGGATGACTACGGCAATAACAAAGATCACATCGATATTTCTGATATTGATTCTGGGAGGAGACGTTTGGGAAGTTCCGAAGAGGGTGACGAAATTCGGCCCGATGGATCTTCCGGGCCATCACAGAGAAGAGATCGGAGAGTTAACTACGCTCTAGAGGATAACACGGCGAGAAACACAGATCAGGATTATGATACTCCTTCCGAAAAATCACCATTACTTGGGAAAGGACCTCAAGGAAATTATTCGATAAACTCAAACGTCATTTGA
- the LOC139146720 gene encoding uncharacterized protein — MKLSFILLIGVLFLTLLCSIVFSVWQVILEMQCLDLNLPNVNCTYTNRNYTTAVGILEPILSAVLVVEVFLFYFVCCPSENENGSYWTWCTNDHTNWQNVLLENWCMKRLLPTMFAIVYFILVYMGNLVSSETGPYRYISLIFGITSWFLLLTVSNENGSLSCVWKKSPDRQTSGLSARAKHSMEALSFVLFLFACLTNLVEFMVFTVYITKTLTPLNVPTEHKRALNALDFLGMTVVIALRLDFASFFGDMAILSLKDVGYGHRVKFLQDPWDERGNQNRAANTSAEGTNSENVEDCGDSQPNGSSETPSSQGEQQENSRTQNLEDNPVRDRDWCHAAATETSPLLKNGPRRTYSSNSKNSDII; from the exons ATGAAGCTATCATTTATCCTGCTGATCGGAGTGTTATTTTTAACACTTCTCTGTTCAATCGTCTTCTCTGTATGGCAAGTTATACTTGAGATGCAATGTTTGGACTTGAACCTACCGAACGTCAATTGTACTTACACGAATCGAAACTACACCACAGCTGTAGGAATATTGGAGCCAATTTTGTCAGCCGTGTTGGTGGTCGAGGTATTCTTGTTTTACTTTGTGTGTTGTCcgtctgaaaatgaaaatggcaGTTATTGGACCTGGTGTACAAATGATCATACCAACTGGCAGAACGTTCTCTTGGAGAACTGGTGTATGAAGCGACTTTTACCTACGATGTTTGCCATTGTTTACTTTATACTTGTGTATATGGGAAATCTTGTATCCTCTGAGACAGGTCCATACCGCTACATATCATTGATATTTGGAATTACTTCGTGGTTTTTGCTCCTCACCGTATCGAATGAAAATGGTTCATTGTCATGTGTATGGAAAAAATCTCCGGATCGTCAGACGTCTGGACTGTCAGCGAGAGCAAAACATTCAATGGAAgcattgtcatttgttttgtttctgttcGCCTGTCTGACCAATCTAGTGGAATTTATGGTGTTTACTGTCTACATCACGAAGACCTTAACACCACTGAATGTTCCCACAGAACACAAACGTGCACTGAATGCCTTGGACTTCCTGGGAATGACTGTCGTAATCGCTTTGAG ACTTGACTTTGCCAGCTTCTTCGGTGACATGGCAATTCTAAGTCTAAAAGACGTAGGATACGGGCATCGGGTCAAGTTTTTACAAGATCCTTGGGATGAACGCGGAAATCAGAATAGAGCTGCCAATACTAGTGCAGAGGGAACAAATTCGGAAAACGTCGAAGATTGTGGTGATAGTCAGCCAAATGGCTCTTCTGAGACTCCGTCATCACAGGGCGAACAGCAGGAAAATAGTCGGACACAGAATTTGGAGGATAACCCAGTGAGAGACAGGGATTGGTGTCATGCTGCTGCCACCGAAACTTCACCATTACTGAAAAACGGACCTAGGAGAACTTATTCCTCGAATTCGAAAAATTCAGAcatcatttga